In the genome of uncultured Pseudomonas sp., the window TGCGCAGCCACCTATGGATACTGGCGTGGGCCTGGCGGCAACGCGATTGGGCCGAGTGTGGCGCACAACTGTTACGTATACCTGGCAGTCTGGGTTCGCTGGTGGGTATTTACCCGCTGGGTAACCCCGGTACGCGTCGCGTGAGCCCGTTGAGTCCGCAGCCGTTGCCTGAGGATCTGCAAGCGCTACTCAAGTAGCCGGTAAATGCAACGCGCGCTATCGCATCCGCGACGGGGCAGGGCAAGATAGAACCATTGGATCAGCCAGGAAGGTGTCTTGTGAATACGTGTTCTGATGATTTTGTTGTCGCCAATAGCGCTGAAGAGGCGGTCGATCGTCTGGCCGCATTGCATCTGCAAGCAACCAGCGGCTTAAGTGCGGCGCTCAAGCGCTACTTGAAAGAGCGCATCAAACCCGATGCGGCGCAACACAGTCAGTTTCGCTACCCCGAGTTGCGTCTGACCTACCAGGGCCATGGTGAAACCCCCACCAGCGCGCGCGCCTATGCCAAGGTGCAGGTGCCGGGCACCTACAGTGTCACCGTCACCCACCCGGCGGCCTTTCGTAAGTACCTGCTGGAGCAGCTGCGTCCGCTGATGAGCGACTTCACCGTGCGCGTGGAGGTGGGCATCAGCCAGCAGAGTATTCCTTACCCCTATGTCGTCGAGCAGGGCGATGAGCTGGCCGGCTCCGGGGTGACGGCTGCGGAGCTGGCGCGGGTGTTCCCCAGCACCGATTTGTCCGCAGCCACTGACGGCACGGCCGATGGCCTGTACGACTGGGAAAACACCGACCCGTTGCCGTTGGCATTGTTCGACGCGGCGCGGGTGGATTTCTCCCTGCGTCGCCTGGTGCATTACACCGGCAGCGACTGGCGGCATGTGCAGCCGTGGATTCTGCTGACCAACTACCACCGTTATGTTGATCAGTTCATCCGCCACGGCCTGGATATGTTGGTCGGCGACTCGCGCTTTGTACGCATGGTCATGCCCGGTAATGTGGTGATCGAGCGCGGCATGGCCGAAGGCGAGATGCAGGCGATTATCGAAAACGTCATCTGGCACCGTTACCAGATGCCGGCCTATCACCTGCAGGGCGAGAAAGAAGGTGATGGCATCACCTTGGTCAATATCGGCGTCGGCCCCTCCAACGCCAAGAACATCACGGATCACCTGGCCGTGCTGCGCC includes:
- the amn gene encoding AMP nucleosidase; its protein translation is MNTCSDDFVVANSAEEAVDRLAALHLQATSGLSAALKRYLKERIKPDAAQHSQFRYPELRLTYQGHGETPTSARAYAKVQVPGTYSVTVTHPAAFRKYLLEQLRPLMSDFTVRVEVGISQQSIPYPYVVEQGDELAGSGVTAAELARVFPSTDLSAATDGTADGLYDWENTDPLPLALFDAARVDFSLRRLVHYTGSDWRHVQPWILLTNYHRYVDQFIRHGLDMLVGDSRFVRMVMPGNVVIERGMAEGEMQAIIENVIWHRYQMPAYHLQGEKEGDGITLVNIGVGPSNAKNITDHLAVLRPHCWLMIGHCGGLRQSQTIGDYVLAHAYMRRDGILDRVLPPNIPLPALAEVQQALQEAARQVTGEEGNELKKRLRTGTVLTYDDRNWELRWAQERPLINLSRAVAVDMESGTIAAQGYRLRVPYGTLLCVSDKPLHSEIKLPGAAGAFYERAVTQHLHIGITALDLLRNQLNSLHSRKLRSFDEPPFR
- a CDS encoding DUF3703 domain-containing protein → MTRKQAFWQEQLLARAQCGHDPAAELRHLERAHILGQGYFSEHLRSHLWILAWAWRQRDWAECGAQLLRIPGSLGSLVGIYPLGNPGTRRVSPLSPQPLPEDLQALLK